In the genome of Arachis stenosperma cultivar V10309 chromosome 6, arast.V10309.gnm1.PFL2, whole genome shotgun sequence, the window taatatattttgaatacaaataaaacatttttttttctttctcttagTGTTTCTTTGGGCAGGAAGTCTACCATTTTGTTTGAAACAACCATGGTCATTCTTGACGATTGATGTTATTATATTCATAGTAATTAAGATGATTAAATTTGAAGATTGTTTTCTACTGTAATTATGTGCAATTATTCATGATTAAAACGCAACCATAAATGAAGTATCTATCCTTATAATAACAACAAGAGAAGGAGTCAAGGATATCCCTATTCCTTATGACCGAGGATATGTCTAGACCCAATTAATGAACATTTTGACGGAGTCATGCAATGGAGATGACCACAATGATATAACAATAACTCATGTTCCCTCTAACACACTCTGAGCAAAGACAATGTCATCTTCAAAGGCACCGCACGAATGAATGCAAATTGCTGTTTCATGCACAGGCATGAAAAGCACAAGGGCACTTTGGTTGTTGGGGGAAGAGGGCTGTGGCCTGGGTGTGGGGTAGAAAAATTAACCGATCCCTGAAAAGGTGGGTTGCTGCATGGGGCAGAAGTGGCAGGTAAAACTTCATCAAAGGTTTGTGTgccctctcttttctttctttaagtttctctctctctctctccccctttTTCTTTTGAGCATCTTTTGACTGACTCATGAGACATATTTGATTTCTCACGGTACAAAATTGTGGTCCATGATCCATATGCCAAAAGTTCcatgtaatttatttttcctatCAGAATAAAACGGACATTTGGGCTTCTCTTTAATTTTGGTTTCTACCGAGAAACTATAATAATTGTTGGGAGGGGAATATgggaacttttttttttctctatgtCAAGATGTACCATCAGTAGCCGAATACATTCAAAGGAAGATTTTAAAGTgtcacccaaaaaaaaaaattggaagaTATTAAAAGAGGAATCATTCATTGTTTTCATCATAACAGATACAGTGGTAGCTGTAAATCACTTTGTGTTGAATTGGGTGTGGGGGGAGAAGAAATCAATTTGTCTCCCACTATGATGGACATGATGGTTACTTTACTAGTTACTACACCTTCTTAGACTTGGGAATCCTAAAGCTCATTGATAGAGATAGTGGTGCTTTTGGATCAAATATCATCATCGTATGTATGCATGTGTCTCctcttctttggccttaaaatATATACAGATGCATAGAACTTTACTTTGGTATGCTAACTATATATGCATCTTTCTAGCTTAGAGATTCTAAACATTAGTTCTACTATTTCATTAGAGTCACAAATAAGTAACTTTCTTAAAACTTGAGGTTTTGTATTGTGGTGAAAAAGGACGAACGTACGGATTAAGCCTATATATATCGAGATAAGTTTACTTACTTTCCCTTTGCCTTTGAGAAATATAGTAATAATCCAAAAGATTATTAAAATAAAGgaagaaaaattttaatgtgAATATTATAAGGTAGCTGAAAAGtatctataattttttatatgtttttaattttgatattaaaaataataaataagaagTGACAGAAGATAAAAGATCTTTCTtatatactataaaaaaataataaaaaactaaaaggtataaaactaaaaaaatagagTTAAAAAAGATACGACTACTTTTAGTAATTAATGAAAATCAATtctataatatttattatttagtgtttaacttttacttaatttattttttataataaattttaaatatttaaaaataatttatttttatatttttaaattaaatattaatttttaacttttttttaataaattaagcCCCaccttttaaatattatatcaatCACCATAATGAAATAAGAAAGGAAATTTATCGATGTTGCCACATTCTTTTTCTCCACTTTAGTCATTTCGTACCTAATTAAGGGCCACAGAAGATAGACTACTTTTGAAAGTTACTCTAATGTTTACTAAAGTGCAGAGAccaagaaaaagagagagattcAAGATGCGTCCATATATCTATATTacaaaaggaaagacaaaaacCTAATTTTTATTCCTCTCAAGATAATTCATCTAATAAAAATCTTGCTCTGGAACTCTAGTAAAGAATATTCTGCCCATAAACAAAGTCACGTATATTAATATGtgaaattaatttgaattagttTGCATTCAAAGCCATAAAATGGGCTAGAATAATATTAAGCAAAGAACACTCATATATCATCATGCATGTGACACTTCCATGCAGCATATGTTAAATTGTTAATATATTCATTCAAATTAAAGTGGAGATAATTAAGCATCCTCTCTATGACTATAAGCTGCGgccggggggggggggggggggggggacgGGGAAATAACGAACATGTTAAGGAAACCTAAATAATAATGGACTTTCCAGACGTTACCAGAATTTGTAAACCATTAATATTGCTATTATACGCGGATTCACCACCGagattaaaataacaaaattcaagataaCTGAGAGAAATATACCCACAGgtcaaataaatatataaataaaattataagtaaAAATAATGAGAATTAAAATGCAAAGGTTGATGATTGATACAGAGTACAGACTGCAGAGAAGAGTAAGGGAGTGACTTACCGAATGAATGTCTTCCCGAATGGCAACTCGGACTGAGTGGTGAACGAGTGAACTCGTCGAGTACGGACACTGGACTCGGCTGCTGCTGCTCGCCGGTAACCACCGTACACTTCACCTCCGAAACCGTTTTGATCTTACCATCGAACTCGCCGGCGGTTTTAGATTCCTCCGGCTCAGCCGATGGCAGCGGATCCGTCAACTGAACCGCCTCGATAATCTTCTTCAGCGCCTTCAAGTCCTCATCACACCGTTGTAGCGCTCCGAGAAGTTGCCGCCTCTTCTCCGCCACCGATTCCGACGGCGCAGCTTCCGATGCTTCCTCCAGTCCCATCAACCTCGCCACCAAAGCCGGCGAGCGACTCTCCGGCGTCGGCGATTGAGGCTTTGTCGCACGAGACCGGCGAATCTCCGCGGGTAACGTCGGGCTTCTCGGCACCTCGCACGGCGATATCGATTTTCGGCCGGCGGCAACTTCGGAAGTCTTCTCCTCTTTTGATATTTCTACGGCGGCGATAGAGGAAACGGCGGAAGAAGAATTATTCTTAGGATTCTTCTTGTTTCCTGATAACGAGgtgaaattaaaaaagaaaaagaaacgatTAGTTATGTGAACGATAAAAAAATTTAGCGAAGAATGAAAAGGATTTTGGTGTTTTACAGGAGAATGTGAAACGGACCGAAGGTGAGGAAGCGGCGTTGGCTGCGGCTGTTGGAGCGGGAGATGAGGTGGAGAATGCCAGACATGCAGCCGATGGTCTTGGCGTGGATTTTTTCCGGCGCGTTTTCTCGCCGGGATGACGACGGTGACACTGCGCTGGTTTGCCTCTTCATCACTGTCTCTCTACTCGTTTTTCTCTCTGTGAGGGTTGTTTCATTCACAACACTACTGTGTGTTGGGGATGGAGG includes:
- the LOC130936029 gene encoding uncharacterized protein LOC130936029; the encoded protein is MKRQTSAVSPSSSRRENAPEKIHAKTIGCMSGILHLISRSNSRSQRRFLTFGNKKNPKNNSSSAVSSIAAVEISKEEKTSEVAAGRKSISPCEVPRSPTLPAEIRRSRATKPQSPTPESRSPALVARLMGLEEASEAAPSESVAEKRRQLLGALQRCDEDLKALKKIIEAVQLTDPLPSAEPEESKTAGEFDGKIKTVSEVKCTVVTGEQQQPSPVSVLDEFTRSPLSPSCHSGRHSFGRIQLQQKQQQLLKKPGEEEISSTYIYERMTSELVHKKVIEDEDHHSVMWSSKAMIKSVEEVCRDIAWGEKRELGRIGLALQDHICKDLIEEVVRELGCFYTLPFQACKRRLCF